The proteins below come from a single Ruegeria sp. SCSIO 43209 genomic window:
- the regB gene encoding sensor histidine kinase RegB, which translates to MTNSNTSLWRGQERSTWIRLRTLILLRWVAIIGQFTAITVAQKYYDVQLELALCYFVIGISVMGNLTAILLFPENKRLSEFENFLMVLFDLLQLSILLYLTGGLNNPFALLLLGPVTISANVMSTRSTLIIGSVAVILTTLLAQFHLPLRTNLGLVLDIPDILLFGNWAAIIIAIVFIGAYSHRISSEVQSMSEALSATHMALAREQKLTDLGGVVAAAAHELGTPLATIKLASSELIEELDDRPELMEDAALIREQADRCRDILRDMGRAGKDDLHLRQAPLSTVIHEAAEPHINRGKVVHFDEGPVADGDVQQPSILRKPEIIHGLRNLIQNAVDFAQTTVWVEAEWTSDRISVSIMDDGRGYPSHIIGRIGDPFMRRRRADRSSRPEYEGMGLGLFIAKTLLERSGAELSFANGADPYQTLTDQPDRRGAIVNVVWPRKLIDAQTGDTPVPSGANQPFQI; encoded by the coding sequence ATGACGAATTCCAACACCAGTCTTTGGCGTGGGCAGGAGCGCAGTACCTGGATCAGGCTGCGCACGCTGATCCTGCTGCGATGGGTCGCCATTATCGGCCAGTTTACGGCCATCACGGTTGCACAAAAATATTACGACGTTCAGCTTGAGCTGGCATTGTGTTATTTCGTCATCGGCATTTCGGTGATGGGTAACCTCACGGCGATTCTGTTGTTTCCCGAAAACAAGCGCTTGTCGGAATTCGAGAACTTCCTGATGGTGCTGTTCGATCTGCTGCAGCTGTCGATCCTGTTGTATCTGACGGGGGGGCTAAACAACCCGTTTGCGCTGCTGTTGCTGGGCCCGGTGACGATTTCTGCGAATGTAATGAGCACCCGCTCGACCCTGATCATCGGCAGCGTTGCGGTGATCCTGACCACGTTGCTGGCGCAATTCCACCTCCCGCTGAGAACCAATCTGGGGTTGGTGCTGGATATCCCCGATATTTTGCTGTTCGGAAACTGGGCGGCGATTATCATCGCCATCGTTTTCATCGGCGCCTATTCGCACCGCATCAGTTCCGAAGTTCAATCGATGTCCGAAGCGCTCTCGGCCACCCATATGGCGCTGGCGCGCGAGCAAAAGCTGACTGATCTTGGTGGTGTGGTGGCCGCCGCCGCACATGAGTTGGGTACGCCGCTGGCAACGATCAAGCTGGCCAGTTCAGAACTGATCGAAGAGCTGGACGACCGGCCTGAGCTGATGGAGGACGCAGCCTTGATCCGCGAACAGGCTGACCGCTGCCGCGACATCCTGCGCGATATGGGCCGAGCTGGGAAAGATGATTTGCACCTGCGTCAGGCGCCTCTGTCCACCGTGATCCATGAAGCGGCAGAGCCACATATCAATCGTGGTAAAGTGGTGCATTTCGACGAAGGACCAGTTGCGGATGGCGATGTGCAGCAGCCCTCGATCCTGCGCAAGCCCGAGATCATTCACGGGCTGCGCAACCTGATCCAGAACGCAGTGGATTTCGCCCAGACGACGGTCTGGGTCGAAGCTGAATGGACCTCTGATCGGATCAGCGTTTCGATCATGGATGATGGGCGCGGCTATCCCTCTCACATCATTGGTCGGATTGGTGACCCATTCATGCGCCGCCGCCGCGCCGATCGCAGTAGTCGGCCGGAATACGAAGGCATGGGGCTGGGTCTGTTCATCGCCAAAACCCTGCTGGAACGCAGCGGTGCCGAACTGAGCTTCGCCAATGGCGCGGACCCTTATCAGACCCTGACTGACCAACCGGACCGCAGGGGGGCGATCGTCAATGTCGTTTGGCCGCGCAAGCTGATCGACGCGCAAACCGGGGACACTCCTGTTCCCTCGGGCGCCAACCAACCGTTCCAGATCTGA